The Fluviicola sp. genome contains a region encoding:
- a CDS encoding DUF6495 family protein, translated as MKYRVLSDEELQHLEGDLKAFLIINGVHGEEWAKLNQEEPQKALELVELFSDQVMQTVYEKVKFLEHRAPDSCIVFHFGENEQELIAIQKNPGSVVDLSSVEGIHEALTKTPGDLSFFTSKKHYNDSRELEIHRLIEQGAVLSDAGFWNSLKEIL; from the coding sequence ATGAAATACCGCGTTTTATCCGACGAAGAATTGCAGCACCTGGAAGGTGACCTGAAAGCTTTTTTGATTATCAATGGCGTTCACGGGGAAGAATGGGCAAAACTGAACCAGGAAGAACCACAGAAAGCGCTGGAACTGGTTGAATTATTTTCCGACCAGGTCATGCAGACCGTTTATGAAAAGGTAAAATTCCTCGAACACCGCGCCCCGGATTCCTGCATTGTATTTCATTTCGGGGAAAACGAGCAGGAATTGATCGCTATTCAGAAGAATCCCGGATCTGTCGTGGATCTTTCGAGCGTGGAAGGAATTCACGAAGCACTGACCAAAACACCCGGTGATCTTTCCTTTTTTACCAGCAAAAAGCATTACAACGATTCCCGCGAACTGGAAATTCACCGGTTGATTGAACAGGGAGCCGTTCTTTCAGATGCCGGTTTTTGGAATTCGCTGAAGGAAATTCTTTAG
- a CDS encoding suppressor of fused domain protein: protein MELIKAFENRFGAHRVKSIQNPLHNEQELILLFLELDVPVTVVMTASLSEYQMPVLEKWVGREFNEIYFCLPAYWNFEDYSNPNFSWIYTWLYKLERFVRDKNTWFGPGHTIPTGNPEVPISNLMKQEYFIFLDPILLQKELSPVNSAGKTIHFLSVVPIFGDELDFKMGKGTQKFVRRLIQRNLDEKLDDYRSSVLNSRLRFF from the coding sequence ATGGAACTGATAAAGGCATTTGAAAACCGTTTTGGAGCTCACCGGGTGAAATCTATCCAAAACCCTTTGCACAATGAGCAGGAATTGATACTCCTGTTTCTTGAACTGGATGTTCCTGTAACGGTTGTTATGACGGCTTCTCTTTCGGAATACCAAATGCCGGTATTGGAGAAATGGGTCGGCAGGGAATTCAACGAGATTTATTTTTGCCTGCCTGCCTACTGGAATTTCGAAGATTATTCCAATCCGAATTTTTCCTGGATTTATACCTGGCTTTATAAACTGGAGCGTTTTGTAAGGGACAAAAATACGTGGTTCGGGCCGGGCCATACCATTCCAACCGGAAATCCGGAAGTTCCGATCTCCAACCTGATGAAACAGGAATATTTTATCTTTTTAGATCCGATCCTGCTTCAAAAAGAGCTTAGTCCGGTAAATTCGGCGGGTAAAACCATTCATTTCCTGAGTGTTGTCCCTATTTTCGGGGATGAACTGGATTTCAAAATGGGTAAAGGCACGCAAAAGTTCGTACGCCGTTTGATACAGCGTAACCTGGATGAAAAATTGGATGATTACCGCAGTTCGGTACTGAACAGTCGTTTGCGGTTCTTCTGA
- a CDS encoding ArsC/Spx/MgsR family protein: MRRFYYLSSCDTCQKILKALDLPEDVELIDIKQTNIDAKTLDWLKEKVGSYEGMFSKRAMKFRSQGLHEMNLTEADYRKYMLEEYTFLKRPFVIYDDHTWIGNAKKEVEGAQAFFANLK; this comes from the coding sequence TACTTAAGCTCCTGCGACACGTGCCAGAAGATCCTGAAAGCTTTGGACCTGCCGGAAGATGTGGAACTGATTGATATCAAACAAACCAATATTGACGCAAAAACGCTCGACTGGCTGAAGGAGAAAGTGGGTTCTTACGAAGGAATGTTCTCTAAAAGAGCGATGAAATTCCGTTCGCAGGGATTGCATGAAATGAACCTGACAGAAGCAGATTACCGCAAATACATGTTGGAGGAATACACCTTCCTGAAGCGTCCGTTCGTGATCTACGATGATCATACCTGGATCGGTAATGCGAAGAAAGAAGTGGAAGGAGCCCAGGCGTTTTTTGCAAACCTGAAGTAA